One part of the Streptomyces ferrugineus genome encodes these proteins:
- a CDS encoding nucleotidyltransferase family protein: MPGRLPVDEQLDTLRAMLSRNDVLMEVLTRTARLELPGWYVTAGCLFQTVWNVVTDRPPTHGIRDYDVFYFDGADLSWEAEDEVIQAGREVFAGLPAEVEIRNEARVHLWYEDKFGVPCPPYASSEAAIDSFAATTCCLGIRLEAEGRWRVYAPHGLADVFNLVVRPNPVLAPPSVYEEKAARWLEHWPELTVLDWPRPR, translated from the coding sequence GTGCCCGGCCGGCTTCCGGTGGATGAGCAACTCGACACCCTGCGCGCGATGCTGTCGCGCAACGACGTCCTGATGGAGGTACTGACCCGGACCGCGAGGCTGGAGCTTCCCGGCTGGTACGTGACAGCCGGGTGTCTCTTCCAGACCGTCTGGAACGTGGTCACGGATCGTCCGCCGACCCACGGCATCAGGGACTACGACGTCTTCTACTTCGACGGCGCCGATCTGTCGTGGGAGGCGGAGGACGAGGTGATCCAAGCCGGGCGGGAGGTCTTCGCCGGCCTGCCCGCGGAGGTCGAGATCCGCAACGAGGCTCGCGTTCACCTCTGGTACGAGGACAAGTTCGGGGTCCCCTGCCCGCCGTACGCATCCTCCGAGGCGGCGATCGACAGCTTCGCGGCGACGACGTGCTGTCTCGGCATACGCCTGGAGGCGGAGGGACGGTGGCGGGTGTACGCGCCGCACGGTCTGGCGGACGTGTTCAACCTCGTCGTCCGTCCTAACCCGGTGCTCGCCCCGCCGTCGGTGTATGAGGAGAAGGCGGCACGGTGGCTGGAGCACTGGCCCGAGCTGACGGTACTGGACTGGCCGCGGCCGAGATGA